One genomic window of Saccharomyces cerevisiae S288C chromosome XII, complete sequence includes the following:
- the TSR2 gene encoding Tsr2p (Protein with a potential role in pre-rRNA processing) yields MSTQYIDETAFVQAEQGKTNLMFSDEKQQARFELGVSMVIYKWDALDVAVENSWGGPDSAEKRDWITGIVVDLFKNEKVVDAALIEETLLYAMIDEFETNVEDDSALPIAVEVINIYNDCFNLNYNKVEKLYLEWQEKQRTKKSKRVVHIEGDDDEDDEDVEDYDDEDEDEEMDEVVPDLVSSKPEPIVDEDGFELVQPKGRRKH; encoded by the coding sequence ATGAGCACACAATATATTGATGAGACAGCATTTGTTCAGGCTGAGCAAGGTAAAACCAATCTAATGTTCTCTGACGAAAAGCAACAGGCACGTTTTGAGCTCGGTGTTTCCATGGTTATTTATAAGTGGGATGCGTTGGATGTTGCCGTAGAAAACAGTTGGGGTGGTCCAGACTCAGCTGAGAAGAGAGACTGGATTACAGGGATTGTAGTAGaccttttcaaaaatgaaaaagttgttGACGCCGCTTTAATCGAAGAAACGTTACTTTATGCAATGATagatgaatttgaaactAATGTTGAAGACGACTCGGCTTTACCGATTGCCGTGGAGGTCATCAACATATATAACGACTGTTTCAATTTAAATTATAATAAGGTAGAAAAATTGTATTTGGAATGGCAAGAAAAGCAGAGAActaaaaaatcaaaaagagTTGTGCATATTGAgggtgatgatgatgaagacgatgaagatgtAGAGGACTatgatgacgaagatgaagatgaagagatGGACGAGGTTGTACCTGACTTAGTATCGTCTAAACCTGAACCAATTGTTGACGAAGACGGTTTTGAATTGGTTCAaccaaaaggaagaagaaagcaCTAG
- the DIF1 gene encoding Dif1p (Protein that regulates nuclear import of Rnr2p and Rnr4p; phosphorylated by Dun1p in response to DNA damage and degraded; N-terminal half shows similarity to S. pombe Spd1 protein; DIF1 has a paralog, SML1, that arose from the whole genome duplication), whose amino-acid sequence MDAQLEWASSLVPKRQLQQQQQQQEQQQQQQQDFHKDQLMTVGMRIRQRVDQGYASRTPSTSDASLQPGVIRDYSSVIVPQFTRSPLPTANSLPPMLINQRTMSTEASSLEKWDVAEPAAEHETMVNGSKRRL is encoded by the coding sequence ATGGACGCACAACTGGAATGGGCAAGCAGCCTCGTCCCAAAGAGACAGcttcaacaacaacaacaacaacaggagcagcagcagcagcagcaacaggATTTCCACAAGGACCAGTTGATGACTGTGGGTATGCGAATCAGACAGCGGGTCGACCAGGGTTATGCATCGAGGACGCCGAGCACCTCGGACGCTTCACTACAGCCGGGTGTCATTAGAGATTACTCGAGCGTTATTGTTCCGCAATTTACAAGGTCGCCCTTGCCCACTGCTAACTCGCTACCACCTATGCTGATAAACCAGAGAACAATGTCGACCGAGGCGTCCTCGCTCGAGAAATGGGACGTCGCGGAACCTGCCGCGGAGCACGAAACAATGGTTAATGGATCCAAGAGAAGACTTTAA
- the ECM30 gene encoding Ecm30p (hypothetical protein; may play a role in cell wall biosynthesis, mutants have abormal relative levels of mannose and glucose and have Gap1p sorting and transport defects; (GFP)-fusion protein localizes to the cytoplasm), with amino-acid sequence MGNTDSKSSSILLNHCIALVRPEDADASSPSRTSSPSPSLSVDADPLSLNLSIFKLDSGPDVEALFSDKPNVPLDTVFNDFYLDFISVDVQDFSINSSFKKILHIISSLNPPNFNNLIVFLSLYIILSANSLPASRTGLHSSRLINAIKTLSILIPIYFDRVKSSTQDHYDVFWATQHEIEGLPLQNIPLGERLLLAILKLAFQDNFTTAVTAHPSELWEIGILTNSNKYRSLLNMHHQWHLFANRLLLLRLLAALFSSDLYTSGGKQDINMFLVYWCTQMPKDKSIQFTSSLLNCTMRFILNNNKDFQSLKANFFSSDATASNWQTLYFQFVQSCLHVLNLSMSYKAQDNVITIFLTQLQREYDLKLILSSFIKIFKYPIDLAIEQESNIFNFTNNKHIDASRRRAVSTSSHDNSSSSHASLPSSSSAAYHTKPQTKPQLPEIHPLLIPMTILMTNLIDCNKCFQNYFADKFASRFIIFSIYYLKYYDYSSLSSSSSTTRSNSSTTSNGTSNDTSNERSIVELNENSVSQILLPLLNHLLLILTSKKLVLFKMLQTFNLNYYTNNLPNFYKLSNINGDINNLTFRDFTVIQLSNLILDNIKFNLQPNPIFYELIYNLLPINDEILTSSHKNDDSHDDLILLSAKKKSASPSAATSSHTSSSKLSYNAAMSLLYVLSKSSNKVYLTTYATPVFKTKDIPYMISPGFKMDLLALLLRSITIFFTLYFDDAENLLFAMVRHQSITHQINDSINSISKALDMNPNLNSHIMTLKQMGFNRKVQWKDFYQFEEITDLPQVNLYSSANQQHQNQQQGQNDNRGQNQNEDPGQENESPTPYLLFNPASLENETPGTVKHFSSTNHDKNYQVIAFIDFKSDSNLNLQHQLEYWPHRPQWPTPLTFTHKCKNPKYENFNEVWSGTVYLQILLRVIKQILSKVPEIPRIKSVQYFETLSKLSALRSDILTTIHPRLPLDVRRLTTFQPLSMHTNDKLLMWFHIATWANIFTQTSFKYEETFSHELRQFESLLDISIDECEGNTISKPTTDRLGYIRRSRGQSSVSLERTISAGSGVSTPTMALNRTKSNGSGNLMNYFFQNTAQNHFQHLRSSSSSSSITLEKTTSNSSSIRTRPNSHHVAPETNNNNSTNGNSNNSSNGGFSFFKWKWGGNNSNGGSDDTKASQRDPNVSTSIITDNLNSYMFEEEISPGVVNNIIENNIWVGTDIRLFKIANFRKESFSFLEMTSSFFKKFKFINSDNDNYNNNEFDDNTQLRYTSRGLYR; translated from the coding sequence ATGGGAAATACTGACTCCAAATCCAGTTCGATCCTGCTGAACCACTGCATCGCTCTGGTTCGACCGGAGGACGCAGATGCGTCCTCCCCTTCACGTACGTCGTCGCCCTCGCCCTCCCTTTCAGTTGATGCTGATCCGTTGAGTTTAAACCTGTCAATTTTTAAGCTGGATTCTGGGCCTGACGTTGAAGCGTTGTTCAGCGACAAACCAAATGTCCCGCTAGATACCGTCTTCAACGATTTTTACTTGGACTTCATATCAGTGGACGTGCAGGACTTCAGCATTAACTCTagttttaaaaaaatcctGCACATTATCTCTAGTTTGAACCCACCCAACTTCAACAACTTGATTGTCTTCCTTTCGCTCTACATTATTCTTTCCGCGAACTCCTTGCCCGCTTCCCGTACGGGACTTCATTCTTCGCGGCTTATCAACGCCATAAAGACCCTTTCCATCCTCATACCTATTTATTTTGACCGGGTCAAGTCTAGCACGCAGGACCATTACGATGTCTTTTGGGCCACGCAACATGAAATTGAGGGTCTTCCCTTGCAAAACATCCCACTGGGAGAAAGACTACTGTTGGCGATCTTGAAACTGGCTTTCCAAGATAATTTCACAACTGCCGTGACCGCCCACCCAAGCGAATTGTGGGAAATCGGCATCTTGACTAATTCCAACAAGTACCGCTCACTACTGAATATGCATCATCAGTGGCATCTTTTTGCCAATAGACTGCTTCTTTTACGTCTTTTGGCagctttattttcttcgGACTTGTACACGAGCGGCGGTAAACAGGACATAAACATGTTTCTTGTCTACTGGTGTACTCAAATGCCTAAGGACAAAAGCATTCAATTCACTTCCTCGCTATTAAATTGCACGATGCGGTTTATACttaacaataataaagacTTCCAGAGCTTGAAGgctaattttttcagctcCGACGCCACCGCAAGTAATTGGCAGACgctttattttcaatttgtgCAGTCTTGTCTGCACGTTTTAAATCTCTCCATGTCATATAAGGCCCAAGACAATGTCATTACCATTTTCCTCACCCAATTACAGCGAGAGTACGATTTAAAATTAATTCTTTCTAGtttcattaaaattttcaaatacccCATCGATCTCGCCATAGAACAAGAATCAAACATTTTTAACTTCACAAACAATAAACATATTGATGCCAGCAGAAGGAGAGCCGTGTCGACGAGCTCTCACGATAACAGTTCATCTTCGCATGCTTCGTTGCCTAGTTCATCATCGGCGGCATACCATACGAAACCGCAAACAAAGCCACAATTACCAGAGATTCATCCTTTGTTGATACCTATGACTATTCTCATGACAAACTTGATTGATTGCAATAAGTGTTTCCAAAATTATTTTGCAGACAAGTTTGCAAGTAgattcatcattttttccaTCTACTATTTAAAGTATTATGATTATTCATCGTTGTCGtcgtcttcatcaacaacaCGCTCGAATTCTTCCACCACGAGCAACGGCACATCTAACGATACGAGCAACGAGCGTTCTATTGTGGAACTGAACGAAAATAGCGTTTCACAGATCTTGTTACCTTTACTCAATCATCTTCTCCTGATTTTGActtcaaaaaaacttgTTCTCTTCAAAATGCTACAGACTTTCAACCTTAATTATTATACAAATAATTTGCCAAATTTCTACAAACTCTCCAACATCAACGGCGATATAAATAATTTGACGTTCAGAGATTTTACAGTCATACAATTATCGAATTTGATTTTAGACAACATTAAATTCAATTTACAACCGAATCCGATTTTTTATGAATTGATTTACAATCTGCTGCCAATTAATGACGAAATTTTGACCAGTTCTCACAAAAATGATGATTCACATGACGATTTAATTCTATTATCagcaaagaagaagtcCGCATCACCAAGTGCAGCCACCTCTAGTCATACATCCTCGTCCAAACTATCCTACAATGCTGCAATGTCCCTACTTTACGTTCTTTCTAAGTCATCAAATAAGGTTTATCTGACAACTTACGCTACGCCTGTCTTCAAGACAAAAGATATACCGTATATGATCTCACCGGGTTTCAAAATGGATTTGTTGGCGTTATTATTAAGGTCAATCACAATATTTTTCACCTTATATTTTGACGATGCGGAGAATCTACTATTTGCAATGGTGAGACATCAGTCCATCACTCACCAAATAAATGACTCTATAAATTCTATATCCAAGGCCTTAGACATGAATCCAAATTTAAATTCGCATATCATGACCTTGAAGCAAATGGGATTCAACCGGAAAGTCCAATGGAAGGATTTCTATCAATTTGAAGAGATAACTGATTTGCCTCAAGTCAATCTTTATTCTTCAGCAAATCAACAACATCAAAATCAGCAACAAGGCCAAAATGACAATCGAGGccaaaatcaaaatgaGGACCCAGGTCAAGAAAACGAATCTCCAACTCCTTATTTGCTTTTCAATCCTGCGTCattagaaaatgaaacaCCTGGGACAGTTAAGCATTTTTCAAGTACGAATCATGATAAGAACTACCAAGTCATTGCATTCATTGATTTCAAGTCAGATTCAAATCTGAATTTGCAACATCAATTAGAGTATTGGCCACATAGACCTCAATGGCCTACACCACTAACGTTTACTCACAAATGTAAAAATCCcaaatatgaaaattttaatgaagTTTGGTCCGGTACAGTTTATTTACAAATTCTTTTGCGGGTTATTAAGCAAATTTTGTCGAAGGTTCCTGAAATTCCGAGAATTAAATCGGTGCAATATTTCGAAACTTTATCGAAACTGTCGGCTCTTAGATCTGATATATTGACCACAATTCATCCCCGGTTACCACTGGATGTTCGACGATTGACAACTTTTCAGCCTTTGTCTATGCATACTAATGATAAGCTGTTGATGTGGTTCCACATTGCCACATGGGCAAATATTTTCACGCAGACGTCGTTTAAATACGAGGAAACTTTTTCGCATGAATTGAGGCAATTTGAATCTCTTTTGGATATTAGTATTGACGAATGTGAAGGCAATACCATTTCAAAGCCTACAACAGATCGTTTGGGATACATACGAAGATCAAGAGGTCAATCTTCTGTAAGCTTAGAAAGAACAATAAGCGCTGGCTCAGGTGTAAGTACCCCAACAATGGCATTAAATAGAACAAAAAGTAACGGAAGTGGCAActtgatgaattatttttttcagaacaCAGCGCAAAATCACTTTCAGCATTTAAGAtcgtcttcgtcttcgtcCTCCATTACTTTAGAGAAGACTACTTCTAATAGTTCTTCAATAAGAACTAGACCAAATTCTCATCATGTTGCTCCTGAGactaataacaataattcCACTAATGGTAATAGCAACAACAGTAGTAACGGCggattttcatttttcaaatggaaATGGGGTGGAAATAACAGCAATGGTGGCAGTGATGACACCAAGGCTAGTCAAAGAGATCCAAATGTCAGCACGTCAATCATTACAGATAATTTGAATAGTTATAtgtttgaagaagaaattagtCCCGGCGTTGTAAACAAcataattgaaaataacaTTTGGGTTGGAACCGACATCCGACTATTTAAGATCGCAAACTTCAGAAAAgaatctttttcatttctggAAATgacatcttcttttttcaagaaatttaaATTCATTAATAGCGATAATGACaattataataataacgaatttgatgataataCACAGTTAAGATATACCTCTAGAGGGTTGTATAGATAG
- the CNA1 gene encoding calcineurin catalytic subunit A (Calcineurin A; one isoform (the other is Cmp2p) of the catalytic subunit of calcineurin, a Ca++/calmodulin-regulated protein phosphatase which regulates Crz1p (a stress-response transcription factor), the other calcineurin subunit is CNB1; regulates the function of Aly1p alpha-arrestin; CNA1 has a paralog, CMP2, that arose from the whole genome duplication), with amino-acid sequence MSKDLNSSRIKIIKPNDSYIKVDRKKDLTKYELENGKVISTKDRPIASVPAITGKIPSDEEVFDSKTGLPNHSFLREHFFHEGRLSKEQAIKILNMSTVALSKEPNLLKLKAPITICGDIHGQYYDLLKLFEVGGDPAEIDYLFLGDYVDRGAFSFECLIYLYSLKLNNLGRFWMLRGNHECKHLTSYFTFKNEMLHKYDMEVYDACCRSFNVLPLAALMNGQYFCVHGGISPELKSVEDVNKINRFREIPSRGLMCDLLWADPVENYDDARDGSEFDQSEDEFVPNSLRGCSFAFTFKASCKFLKANGLLSIIRAHEAQDAGYRMYKNNKVTGFPSLITMFSAPNYLDTYHNKAAVLKYEENVMNIRQFHMSPHPYWLPDFMDVFTWSLPFVGEKVTSMLVSILNICSEQELDPESEPKAAEETVKARANATKETGTPSDEKASSAILEDETRRKALRNKILAIAKVSRMFSVLREESEKVEYLKTMNAGVLPRGALARGTEGLNETLSTFEKARKEDLINEKLPPSLSEVEQEKIKYYEKILKGAEKKPQL; translated from the coding sequence ATGTCGAAAGACTTGAATTCTTCACGcatcaaaatcattaaaCCTAATGACTCTTACATAAAGGTTGACCGGAAAAAAGATTTAACAAAATACGAATTAGAAAACGGTAAAGTAATTTCTACTAAGGACCGACCTATCGCTTCTGTACCTGCCATAACAGGAAAGATACCAAGTGATGAGGAAGTATTCGACTCCAAGACGGGATTACCTAATCATTCCTTTTTAAGAGAGCATTTCTTTCATGAGGGTCGACTTTCTAAGGAACAGGCCATAAAAATCTTAAATATGTCAACTGTAGCATTGAGTAAAGAACCCAATCTACTAAAACTCAAAGCGCCAATTACTATATGTGGTGATATTCACGGGCAGTATTATGATTTATTGAAACTGTTTGAAGTTGGCGGTGACCCCGCCGAAATCGACTATTTATTCTTGGGGGATTATGTTGATAGAGGTGCATTCTCTTTTGAGTGTCTGATTTATTTGTACTCCTTGAAGTTGAATAATTTAGGGAGATTTTGGATGCTAAGAGGTAACCATGAGTGTAAGCACTTGACCTCttattttacttttaaGAATGAGATGTTGCACAAATACGATATGGAAGTTTACGATGCTTGCTGCAGATCATTCAATGTCTTACCATTAGCAGCTTTAATGAACGGACAATATTTTTGTGTGCATGGTGGTATCTCTCCAGAGTTAAAATCAGTAGAGGATGTTAATAAAATTAATAGATTTCGAGAAATCCCATCTCGTGGTCTCATGTGTGACCTACTATGGGCCGATCCTGTCGAAAATTATGATGATGCAAGAGATGGTAGCGAATTTGATCAGAGCGAGGATGAATTCGTACCTAACAGTTTGAGGGGTTGCTCTTTCGCCTTCACTTTTAAAGCATCATGCAAGTTTTTGAAGGCAAATGGTTTGTTATCTATTATTAGAGCACACGAAGCACAGGATGCTGGGTACAGAATGtataaaaacaataaagtAACAGGCTTCCCGAGCTTAATAACCATGTTCAGTGCGCCAAACTACCTGGACACATATCATAATAAAGCTGCTGTGTTAAAATATGAAGAAAACGTCATGAACATCAGGCAGTTTCACATGTCTCCGCACCCTTACTGGTTGCCTGATTTTATGGATGTTTTCACCTGGTCACTACCTTTTGTTGGCGAAAAAGTTACTAGCATGTTAGTGTCTATATTAAACATATGTAGTGAGCAGGAACTTGACCCAGAATCGGAACCCAAAGCTGCGGAGGAGACTGTAAAGGCAAGAGCAAACGCAACTAAGGAGACCGGCACCCCATCTGATGAAAAGGCGTCATCAGCGATATTAGAAGATGAAACCCGAAGAAAGGCTTTGAGAAATAAGATATTAGCTATTGCTAAAGTTTCAAGAATGTTTTCGGTGCTAAGAGAAGAGAGCGAAAAAGtggaatatttgaaaactatGAATGCCGGTGTCTTACCTCGTGGTGCTCTAGCTCGTGGGACTGAAGGTTTGAATGAAACGCTAAGcacttttgaaaaggctAGAAAGGAAGACCttattaatgaaaaattaccaCCATCTTTATCGGAGGTTGAACAAGAGAAGATTAAATACTAcgaaaaaatattaaaggGAGCGGAGAAAAAGCCACAACTGTGA